A DNA window from Candidatus Omnitrophota bacterium contains the following coding sequences:
- a CDS encoding sugar phosphate isomerase/epimerase family protein, with amino-acid sequence MNESRRCFLKQSIFAAAGTGAILTPHSSSFAIAPIQRGMGARMKLSFAAYSYRKYLAEEKSMTMMDFLDECAKLGLSASEPTSYYFPPDANDDYFIQFKRKAFLLGLDISGTAIGNTYTHPAGPERDKNLALTKRWIDNAALMGAPCIRIFAGTAPKGVSEEQARKNCVETIQEACAYAARRGVYLALENHGGIVSDAKGMLAIVKAVESDWFGVNLDTGNFHTDDPYKDIAETAPYAVNVQVKVEMSNAAGKAIEPDFERIVGMLGEAGYRGYVALEYEAKPEPKDAVPRYLERLHKIISKA; translated from the coding sequence ATGAACGAATCCCGCCGTTGTTTTCTTAAGCAGAGTATTTTCGCCGCCGCTGGAACCGGCGCGATTTTGACGCCGCACTCTTCCAGTTTCGCTATTGCGCCCATTCAACGAGGGATGGGCGCGCGCATGAAGTTGAGTTTCGCCGCCTATTCCTACCGCAAATACCTGGCGGAAGAAAAATCGATGACGATGATGGATTTCTTGGACGAATGCGCCAAGCTGGGACTCAGTGCTTCGGAGCCGACTTCTTACTATTTTCCGCCCGACGCCAATGACGATTATTTCATTCAATTCAAGCGCAAAGCCTTTTTGCTAGGCTTGGATATTTCCGGAACCGCCATTGGCAATACGTATACTCATCCAGCGGGGCCGGAACGGGATAAAAACCTGGCTTTGACCAAACGCTGGATCGACAACGCCGCGCTAATGGGCGCTCCTTGCATCCGCATCTTTGCCGGAACAGCACCCAAAGGCGTTTCGGAAGAACAGGCGCGAAAGAATTGCGTCGAAACCATCCAGGAAGCCTGCGCCTACGCCGCCCGGCGGGGCGTTTATCTGGCGCTGGAAAACCACGGCGGCATCGTTTCCGACGCTAAAGGCATGTTGGCGATCGTTAAGGCCGTCGAATCGGATTGGTTCGGCGTCAATCTCGATACGGGCAATTTCCATACCGACGATCCTTATAAAGACATTGCCGAGACCGCGCCTTACGCCGTCAACGTGCAAGTTAAAGTCGAAATGTCGAACGCGGCGGGAAAAGCCATCGAACCCGATTTCGAACGAATCGTCGGCATGTTAGGCGAGGCGGGCTATCGCGGCTACGTCGCTTTGGAATATGAAGCCAAGCCGGAACCGAAGGACGCCGTCCCTCGCTATTTGGAGCGGCTGCATAAAATTATTTCGAAAGCGTAG
- a CDS encoding Tex family protein, translated as MMTINERIAQELSAELKQVEAAIQLLDEGSTVPFIARYRKEATGGLDDSQLRTLEERLRYLREMQERRGVILKSIEEQGKLTPELEQSIREADTKTRLEDLYLPYKPKRRTKAQIAREAGLEPLAHSLLSNPELVPETAAEGCVNAEKNVPDIAAALEGARQILMEEFAEDAELIGKLREFVWNNSVMQSLVAEGKEEEGVKYSDYFNASEPIKDVPSHRALAMFRGRDEGILQLNLIVDPQETTAASKQPSVCESQIAEHYRIQDLGRPADAWLRDTVRWAWKIRIFTHLDVDLKMRLWKAAEEEAIKVFAHNLRDLLLAAPAGPKPAIGLDPGLRTGVKVAVVDGTGKLVDTATIYPHAPHNKWNESIKILAELARKHRIELISIGNGTASRETDKLALELIKLHPELKLEKLVVSEAGASVYSASELAAQEFPELDVSLRGAASIARRLQDPLAELVKIEPKAIGVGQYQHDVSQTQLARTLDAVVEDCVNAVGVDVNMASVPLLARIAGLNQGLAKNIVDFRNQNGPFPNRKQLLQVPRVGEKTFEQAAGFLRIMNGDNPLDASAVHPEAYPIVERILKAHKQDIKSIIGDGAFLKKLNPNDYVDERFGLPTVMDIIAELEKPGRDPRPEFKTAAFKEGVETLEDLQPGMILEGVVTNVANFGAFVDIGVHQDGLVHISALSNQFVKDPRSVVKTGDVVKVKVMAIDLRRKRISLSMRLDDPIPDPNAAKEENPGKPRRKQEQRQEPTRKAPIQNAMAEAIAKAMKQRR; from the coding sequence ATGATGACCATCAACGAACGCATTGCGCAAGAACTCTCCGCAGAACTCAAACAAGTGGAAGCCGCGATTCAACTGCTGGACGAAGGCTCGACGGTTCCCTTCATCGCGCGCTACCGCAAAGAAGCGACAGGCGGATTGGACGATTCGCAGTTACGGACGCTGGAAGAACGCCTGCGCTATCTGCGCGAAATGCAAGAACGGCGCGGCGTCATCCTCAAAAGCATCGAAGAACAGGGCAAACTAACCCCCGAATTGGAACAATCCATTCGCGAAGCGGATACAAAAACGCGCCTGGAAGATTTATATCTGCCCTATAAACCCAAACGGCGCACCAAAGCGCAGATCGCCCGCGAGGCAGGTTTGGAACCGCTTGCTCACAGTCTGTTATCCAATCCAGAGTTGGTTCCCGAAACGGCGGCGGAAGGATGCGTCAACGCAGAGAAAAACGTCCCGGATATCGCCGCCGCATTGGAAGGCGCGCGGCAGATTCTCATGGAAGAATTCGCGGAAGACGCCGAACTGATCGGGAAACTGCGCGAATTCGTTTGGAATAACTCCGTTATGCAATCCCTCGTAGCGGAAGGAAAAGAAGAAGAAGGCGTAAAATATTCAGACTATTTCAACGCCAGCGAGCCAATCAAAGACGTCCCTTCCCACCGCGCCCTAGCCATGTTCCGAGGCCGCGATGAGGGGATTTTACAATTGAACCTGATCGTTGATCCGCAAGAGACAACGGCGGCAAGCAAACAACCCAGCGTCTGCGAGAGTCAAATCGCCGAACATTATCGCATCCAGGATTTAGGAAGGCCCGCCGACGCTTGGCTGCGGGATACGGTGCGCTGGGCTTGGAAAATCCGCATCTTCACCCACCTCGACGTAGATCTAAAGATGCGCTTGTGGAAAGCGGCGGAAGAAGAGGCGATCAAGGTTTTTGCCCACAACCTACGCGATCTACTGTTAGCCGCCCCAGCGGGACCGAAGCCCGCCATTGGCCTGGACCCCGGCCTGCGAACCGGCGTCAAAGTCGCCGTTGTGGATGGAACCGGCAAACTTGTAGATACGGCGACCATCTATCCTCATGCGCCGCATAATAAATGGAACGAATCTATCAAAATCCTGGCCGAGCTGGCTCGCAAGCATCGTATCGAACTCATCAGCATCGGCAACGGTACGGCTTCGCGGGAAACCGACAAACTGGCTTTAGAATTAATCAAACTGCATCCTGAATTGAAATTGGAAAAATTGGTCGTATCCGAAGCGGGAGCTTCGGTCTATTCCGCTTCCGAGTTAGCAGCCCAGGAATTTCCCGAATTGGACGTATCGCTGCGCGGCGCCGCGTCCATCGCCCGCCGATTGCAAGACCCGCTGGCGGAACTGGTGAAGATCGAACCCAAAGCTATCGGCGTGGGGCAATATCAGCACGACGTCAGCCAAACCCAACTGGCTCGAACATTGGACGCCGTAGTGGAAGATTGCGTGAACGCCGTCGGCGTGGACGTGAATATGGCGTCGGTTCCCCTGCTGGCCCGCATCGCGGGATTGAATCAGGGACTAGCGAAAAACATCGTCGATTTCCGCAATCAGAACGGCCCCTTCCCAAACCGCAAGCAGTTGCTGCAAGTGCCGCGCGTGGGTGAAAAAACCTTCGAACAAGCTGCAGGATTCCTGCGCATCATGAACGGCGACAACCCGCTGGACGCCTCCGCCGTGCATCCAGAAGCCTATCCCATTGTGGAACGCATATTAAAAGCGCATAAGCAGGATATCAAATCGATCATCGGAGACGGGGCTTTCCTGAAAAAACTGAATCCCAACGATTACGTCGACGAACGTTTCGGCCTGCCCACGGTGATGGACATCATCGCCGAGTTGGAAAAACCGGGACGAGACCCCCGCCCGGAATTCAAGACTGCCGCTTTCAAAGAAGGAGTAGAAACGTTGGAAGACCTTCAGCCGGGCATGATCTTGGAAGGCGTCGTAACCAACGTAGCCAATTTCGGCGCGTTCGTCGATATCGGCGTTCACCAGGACGGGTTGGTCCACATCTCCGCCCTCTCCAATCAATTCGTCAAAGATCCTCGCAGCGTCGTGAAGACGGGGGATGTAGTAAAAGTCAAAGTCATGGCCATAGACCTGCGGCGCAAACGCATCTCGCTGAGCATGAGGCTGGACGATCCCATCCCCGATCCCAACGCCGCCAAGGAAGAAAATCCCGGAAAGCCTCGCCGTAAGCAAGAACAACGCCAGGAACCAACCCGCAAAGCCCCCATCCAAAACGCCATGGCCGAAGCCATCGCCAAAGCCATGAAGCAACGGCGATGA
- the cysK gene encoding cysteine synthase A yields MLTDNILNLIGNTPLFRLKGENVFAKLEYLNPGGSIKDRVALAMLEGAERDGRLKPDSIIMEPTSGNTGIGIALVGRIKGYRVRIVMPENMSEERKKLIRTLGAELILTPADESIQGAVDCVRRMAAEDSRIYVPQQFENPDNPRVHYEETAHELWRQTSGDIACFVAGVGSGGTLQGVGKFLKEHKPDVRIVAVEPKNVSALLGHEPGLHQIQGIGDGFIPAILDVSLVDEVVEVTDEDAIETTRQLGRDFGLLAGISSGANVWAARLLARKFSGNVATVLPDRAERYFSTSLM; encoded by the coding sequence ATGCTTACCGACAATATCCTCAACCTGATCGGCAATACTCCGTTATTTCGTTTGAAAGGGGAAAATGTTTTTGCGAAGTTGGAATATCTCAATCCAGGGGGCAGCATCAAAGACCGCGTCGCGTTGGCTATGCTGGAAGGGGCGGAGCGCGATGGCCGTCTGAAGCCGGATTCCATTATCATGGAGCCAACTTCGGGCAACACCGGCATTGGCATCGCACTGGTTGGACGCATTAAAGGCTATCGCGTACGCATCGTCATGCCTGAGAATATGAGCGAAGAACGGAAAAAACTAATTCGCACTCTCGGCGCCGAATTGATATTGACGCCCGCCGACGAAAGCATTCAAGGCGCGGTGGATTGCGTGCGCCGGATGGCGGCGGAAGATTCTCGAATTTACGTTCCCCAACAATTCGAGAATCCGGACAATCCCCGCGTCCATTACGAAGAGACCGCCCATGAGTTATGGCGGCAGACGAGCGGCGATATCGCCTGTTTCGTCGCGGGCGTCGGCAGCGGCGGCACGCTTCAAGGGGTAGGGAAATTCTTAAAGGAACATAAACCAGATGTCCGCATTGTCGCCGTAGAGCCGAAGAACGTTTCCGCCTTGCTTGGCCATGAGCCGGGATTGCATCAAATACAAGGCATCGGCGACGGATTCATTCCCGCTATTCTCGACGTTTCGCTGGTGGATGAGGTCGTGGAAGTAACAGACGAAGACGCCATTGAGACGACGCGGCAGTTGGGGCGCGATTTCGGATTGCTGGCGGGCATATCGTCCGGCGCTAACGTTTGGGCGGCGCGCTTGTTGGCGCGAAAATTTTCCGGAAATGTCGCTACAGTTTTACCTGACCGCGCCGAACGCTACTTCAGCACTTCGCTGATGTAG
- a CDS encoding methyl-accepting chemotaxis protein, translating to MNLTIGKKMALGYGILILLLVISSIISIRDIYHLGVLQDEGAIRADNAVIATEAAGMSAKLYQVIGDAVINRNLDETNKDWEDLKNESIQDLKNITNMSDTPEEIQLAKEATQAMNSYFDVFEKELLPILRSQQNTLSKEIQDLDGKTDGFAQSMAAPLVSFSNSLIEENNKADEHFDSVRRQTINTIIAISVISIIAAIAIAWSITKSILGPVQMMAAATAEIAAGDLTTTVSVTSKDEIGIMASSFAEMTANLRSIMQNIAQAAQQVASSSEELSASSQNLANAATEQASSLEETSASIEQLTSSVEQNSANAQKTNAAAAKAAKDVEKGGEAVLKTVESMKKIAEQISIVDDIADQTNLLALNAAIEAARAGEMGKGFAVVAVEVRKLAERSQQAAKEIIALSKESVAQAENAGKLIQEVVPAIRNAAQLVQEIAASCAEQSSGAEQIRTAIGQLDQITQSNSATSEEAASASEELSSQAMAMQEMVSQFKIGDYEHYERTAAQKQRKPKKDEFQPASHAMLSWDKKS from the coding sequence ATGAATTTAACGATTGGAAAAAAAATGGCGTTGGGATATGGCATTCTCATTCTTCTATTAGTGATCTCTTCGATTATTTCCATTCGAGACATTTATCATCTGGGAGTGCTGCAAGACGAAGGAGCGATAAGAGCGGATAATGCCGTGATAGCAACAGAAGCGGCGGGGATGAGCGCAAAACTCTATCAAGTTATCGGTGACGCCGTCATCAACCGGAACCTGGATGAGACGAACAAAGATTGGGAAGACCTAAAAAACGAATCGATCCAGGATTTGAAAAACATAACCAATATGTCGGATACGCCGGAAGAAATACAATTAGCGAAAGAAGCGACGCAAGCTATGAATAGCTATTTCGACGTATTTGAAAAGGAATTGCTTCCCATTCTTCGTTCCCAACAGAATACGTTATCGAAAGAAATCCAAGATTTGGACGGCAAGACCGATGGATTCGCGCAATCGATGGCGGCGCCATTGGTTTCCTTCAGCAATTCGCTGATAGAGGAAAACAATAAAGCGGACGAACACTTCGATTCCGTCCGCCGTCAGACGATTAATACGATTATCGCCATCAGCGTCATCTCCATCATCGCCGCCATCGCCATTGCCTGGTCGATTACGAAAAGCATTCTCGGTCCGGTGCAAATGATGGCCGCCGCAACGGCGGAAATCGCCGCTGGGGATTTGACTACGACGGTTTCCGTAACCAGCAAGGACGAGATTGGCATTATGGCCAGTAGTTTCGCCGAGATGACGGCTAACTTGCGGTCCATCATGCAGAACATCGCGCAAGCGGCGCAACAGGTGGCCTCCAGCTCGGAAGAACTATCCGCTTCTTCGCAAAACCTGGCCAACGCCGCTACCGAGCAAGCCTCTAGCCTGGAAGAAACCTCAGCATCCATCGAACAACTGACTTCCTCCGTCGAGCAAAACTCGGCGAATGCGCAAAAGACGAACGCCGCCGCCGCCAAAGCGGCCAAAGACGTCGAAAAAGGCGGCGAGGCGGTATTAAAAACCGTTGAATCCATGAAAAAAATCGCCGAACAGATATCCATCGTCGACGATATCGCCGACCAGACGAATCTCCTCGCCTTGAATGCCGCCATCGAAGCCGCGCGCGCCGGAGAGATGGGCAAAGGCTTCGCCGTCGTAGCTGTGGAAGTGCGGAAACTGGCGGAACGCAGCCAACAAGCGGCTAAGGAAATTATTGCGCTATCGAAAGAAAGCGTTGCTCAGGCGGAAAACGCAGGAAAACTAATTCAAGAAGTAGTCCCCGCCATTCGCAACGCCGCGCAACTGGTTCAGGAAATCGCCGCCAGCTGCGCCGAACAATCCAGCGGAGCGGAACAAATCCGCACCGCCATCGGCCAGCTGGATCAAATCACCCAATCGAACTCAGCCACCAGCGAAGAAGCCGCTTCCGCTAGCGAAGAGTTATCTTCGCAAGCCATGGCGATGCAAGAAATGGTTAGCCAATTTAAAATCGGCGATTACGAACACTACGAAAGAACCGCCGCCCAAAAACAGCGGAAACCAAAGAAAGACGAGTTTCAACCCGCTTCCCACGCCATGCTCTCATGGGATAAAAAGAGTTAA
- a CDS encoding carbohydrate porin has translation MNKKTTIPLFFLAFTIPTFCEEESFWRREHLFGDWGGMRSYLEEHGLSYELVYTGEYFGNVSGGWKRGGEYRGDLSLFLELDTETAGWWNGGTFFVQLQEQHGKGITNDYVGDFQVLSNIDADEFAQVSEFWYRHDFFDGKLWFKLGKQEANADFACADYACDFTNSSGGFHPTIPLTTFPDQDWGAVMGIAPVDWFSMNIGVYQGRPDGGRSIGNTLDRFYGPMVMAEPAFHYSIADHRGHFRVGAWWNGDKVEKLSTTGVFAERYGVYLTWDQEVWRENPADEEDKQGIGVFAQHGWTPEDRSEANHYLGGGMQWIGPIPGRDEDILGLGVFQVLFSEEAGLPKDGETAIELYYLYQMTGWMNLKPDMQYIVNPGGDGKPDALAIGMRWQILF, from the coding sequence ATGAATAAGAAAACGACTATTCCTTTATTCTTTCTAGCTTTTACTATTCCAACGTTTTGCGAAGAAGAATCGTTTTGGAGACGGGAGCATTTGTTCGGGGATTGGGGCGGAATGCGCTCGTATCTTGAAGAGCATGGACTTAGCTACGAATTAGTCTATACGGGAGAGTATTTCGGAAACGTCAGCGGCGGATGGAAACGCGGCGGAGAGTATCGCGGAGACCTCAGCTTATTTCTCGAACTCGATACGGAAACGGCGGGATGGTGGAATGGAGGGACTTTTTTCGTTCAACTGCAGGAACAACACGGAAAGGGAATCACAAACGATTATGTCGGAGACTTTCAAGTTTTGAGCAACATCGATGCTGACGAATTCGCGCAAGTCTCCGAATTCTGGTATCGGCACGATTTTTTTGACGGCAAACTTTGGTTCAAATTGGGAAAACAAGAAGCGAACGCCGATTTCGCCTGCGCCGATTATGCTTGCGATTTTACCAATTCATCTGGCGGTTTCCACCCAACGATTCCTTTAACGACATTCCCCGATCAGGATTGGGGCGCGGTTATGGGAATTGCGCCGGTAGATTGGTTTTCCATGAACATAGGGGTATACCAGGGCCGTCCCGATGGCGGGCGATCCATCGGCAATACGCTGGATCGCTTTTATGGCCCAATGGTCATGGCGGAACCGGCTTTTCATTATTCTATTGCCGATCATAGAGGCCATTTCCGCGTTGGAGCATGGTGGAATGGCGACAAGGTGGAAAAACTATCTACCACTGGCGTTTTTGCCGAACGCTACGGCGTCTATCTAACTTGGGATCAAGAGGTTTGGCGTGAAAATCCCGCCGATGAAGAGGACAAACAGGGCATAGGCGTTTTCGCGCAACATGGTTGGACGCCCGAAGATCGCAGCGAAGCAAATCATTACCTGGGCGGCGGAATGCAATGGATCGGTCCCATCCCCGGGCGCGATGAAGATATTCTGGGTCTGGGCGTATTTCAAGTCCTGTTCAGCGAGGAAGCCGGACTGCCAAAAGACGGTGAAACCGCCATCGAACTGTACTACTTATATCAAATGACGGGTTGGATGAATTTGAAACCGGATATGCAATATATCGTCAATCCCGGCGGCGACGGAAAACCGGATGCGTTAGCGATTGGCATGAGATGGCAAATTCTCTTTTAA
- a CDS encoding PHP domain-containing protein — translation MKPKSADLHAHSHCSDGTLSPSDLVKKAAESGIHALSITDHDTTAGIPEAEAAGLLYGVEIVPGMEISALHPSGTLHILGYYIDIHDKFLQDNLRKYIFARERRNPLILQKLHELGYPLEIEEVKALAGGEVVNRPHIARAMLRRGYVQSIQESFDRFLANGAPAFAPKEIFTPEEAISFIHQAGGLAVIAHPDQLYADSMEQTLNEIRRLAAVGIDGVEAYHGACRSDFAECYAALAGELGLIVTGGSDFHGDSKHKNLGETEALPYIPYTFVESMKKRLAENKNSIVPTLS, via the coding sequence TTGAAACCGAAATCTGCCGATCTGCACGCTCACTCCCATTGTTCCGATGGTACTCTCTCTCCTTCCGATTTAGTCAAAAAAGCCGCCGAGTCGGGAATTCACGCCCTCTCCATCACCGATCACGACACGACGGCCGGGATTCCCGAAGCGGAAGCGGCGGGTTTGTTGTATGGGGTGGAAATCGTCCCCGGCATGGAGATCAGCGCCCTGCATCCGTCGGGAACGCTGCATATTCTGGGGTATTATATCGACATTCATGATAAATTTCTCCAAGATAATCTGCGAAAATATATATTCGCCCGCGAGCGGCGCAATCCGCTCATCCTGCAAAAGTTGCATGAGTTGGGCTATCCCTTGGAGATTGAGGAAGTGAAAGCGCTGGCGGGCGGAGAGGTCGTCAATCGTCCCCATATCGCGCGGGCGATGCTGCGGCGCGGCTACGTCCAATCCATTCAAGAATCCTTCGACCGATTTTTGGCTAATGGGGCTCCCGCCTTTGCACCGAAAGAAATTTTCACGCCGGAAGAAGCGATTTCCTTCATCCACCAGGCTGGGGGACTGGCCGTCATCGCCCATCCCGATCAACTCTACGCCGATAGCATGGAGCAAACGCTAAACGAGATCCGCCGCCTGGCCGCTGTGGGCATTGATGGCGTGGAAGCTTATCATGGCGCCTGCCGCTCCGACTTCGCCGAATGCTACGCCGCATTAGCCGGCGAATTGGGATTGATCGTAACCGGCGGCTCCGATTTTCACGGCGACTCCAAGCATAAGAATCTGGGAGAGACGGAAGCGCTGCCTTATATCCCTTATACTTTCGTCGAGTCCATGAAAAAACGGCTGGCGGAAAATAAGAACTCCATTGTCCCAACCCTTTCTTAA
- the cysC gene encoding adenylyl-sulfate kinase yields MLTNSSSLPNKNNNPLCPYIGFTVWLTGLSGAGKSTIAEILHEEFLQRQIRHEVLDGDFIRLNLSKGLGYSKEDRDENIRRIGFVSHILTRNEIVAVAAAISPYREIRNELRRTIGRFVEVFVHAPLAVCEMRDVKGLYKRARAGEIKEFTGITDPYEEPLHPEVVCETHRERPEQSAEKVLMKLRELEYIAW; encoded by the coding sequence ATGCTTACGAACTCCTCATCTCTCCCAAACAAGAATAACAACCCCTTATGCCCTTATATCGGCTTCACTGTCTGGCTTACGGGACTTTCCGGCGCCGGAAAAAGCACGATTGCGGAAATCCTGCATGAAGAATTTCTGCAACGGCAAATTCGGCATGAAGTGCTCGACGGCGACTTCATTCGCTTGAACCTAAGCAAAGGCTTAGGTTACTCCAAGGAGGACCGCGACGAAAACATCCGGCGCATTGGATTCGTCAGCCATATCTTGACGCGCAACGAAATCGTTGCCGTGGCGGCGGCTATCTCGCCTTACCGCGAAATCCGCAACGAGTTGCGCCGGACCATCGGACGCTTCGTCGAAGTTTTCGTACATGCGCCGCTGGCCGTATGCGAGATGCGGGACGTCAAAGGATTGTATAAACGGGCGCGGGCGGGCGAGATCAAGGAATTTACCGGCATCACCGATCCCTACGAGGAGCCGCTTCATCCCGAAGTCGTCTGCGAAACCCACAGGGAGAGGCCGGAGCAAAGCGCGGAAAAAGTTTTGATGAAACTGCGCGAACTTGAATATATCGCCTGGTAG